The proteins below come from a single Prolixibacter sp. NT017 genomic window:
- a CDS encoding carbon-nitrogen hydrolase family protein, with protein sequence MSTINTIELRTLNSDDYEELKKSMIDAYPNWPGAYWKENHFQKLLQIFPEGQLAIVVDDVVVGCALSIIVQYSHFGDNHTYEEITGKYSFNTHTRKGNVLYGIDVFIRPEFRGMRLGRRLYDARKELCENLNLEAIVFGGRIPNYHKHATEMTPKEFIQKVKFKELYDPTLTFQLANDFHVKKVLKGYLPGDRESKEYAVLLQWDNIYYEKKSPKLSATKSVVRLGLVQWQMRSYRTLDELFEQVEFFVDAVSGYKSDFALFPEFFNAPLMAKYNDLVESKAIRELAQYTDEIRDRFLQLAMAYNVNIVTGSMPYINEDDRLLNIGHLCRRDGTYERYEKIHVTPDEIKFWGLAGGNQVKVFDTDAGRIGILICYDVEFPELPRLLAQQGMDILFVPFLTDTQNGYSRVRYCARARAIENECYVAIAGSVGNLPKVSNMDIQFAQSVVFTPCDFPFPTTGIKAEATPNTEMILVADVDLDLLKELHYFGAVRNLKDRRTDLYGLNLTDD encoded by the coding sequence ATGAGCACAATCAATACAATTGAATTGAGGACGCTGAATAGCGATGATTACGAAGAACTGAAAAAATCGATGATTGATGCTTATCCCAACTGGCCCGGTGCCTACTGGAAAGAGAATCATTTTCAAAAACTGCTGCAAATCTTTCCGGAAGGACAACTGGCTATTGTCGTCGACGATGTAGTAGTCGGATGTGCTCTTTCCATCATTGTGCAATATTCGCACTTTGGCGATAACCATACGTACGAGGAAATCACAGGAAAGTACAGCTTTAATACGCATACGCGGAAAGGAAATGTTCTGTACGGTATCGACGTGTTCATCCGTCCTGAGTTCAGAGGAATGCGCCTGGGCCGCAGACTTTACGATGCCCGGAAGGAATTGTGCGAAAACCTGAACCTGGAGGCCATTGTTTTTGGCGGACGTATTCCCAACTATCATAAGCACGCAACGGAAATGACGCCCAAAGAATTCATCCAGAAAGTAAAGTTCAAGGAACTATATGATCCAACACTTACGTTCCAGTTAGCGAATGATTTTCACGTAAAGAAAGTACTGAAGGGGTATCTTCCGGGCGACCGGGAATCGAAAGAATATGCAGTTTTGCTGCAATGGGATAATATTTACTACGAAAAAAAATCCCCCAAGCTTTCTGCTACCAAATCGGTGGTCAGACTGGGTTTGGTGCAGTGGCAAATGCGCTCGTACCGGACACTGGATGAACTATTCGAACAGGTGGAATTCTTCGTCGATGCGGTTTCGGGTTACAAAAGCGACTTCGCCCTCTTCCCGGAATTCTTCAATGCGCCCTTAATGGCGAAATACAACGATTTGGTCGAGTCGAAAGCCATCAGGGAACTAGCCCAGTACACCGATGAAATACGCGACCGCTTCCTTCAGTTAGCCATGGCTTACAACGTCAATATTGTTACCGGAAGCATGCCTTACATCAACGAAGATGACCGATTGCTCAATATCGGGCACCTCTGCCGCAGGGACGGTACTTATGAAAGGTATGAAAAGATTCACGTCACGCCTGATGAAATAAAATTCTGGGGGCTGGCCGGGGGTAACCAGGTTAAAGTTTTCGATACCGATGCCGGCCGTATTGGCATTTTAATTTGCTATGACGTCGAATTTCCGGAACTTCCCCGCCTGCTGGCACAACAGGGAATGGACATCCTGTTTGTTCCGTTCCTGACGGACACACAAAATGGCTATTCACGGGTTCGTTACTGTGCCAGGGCGCGCGCCATCGAAAATGAGTGTTATGTGGCTATTGCCGGAAGTGTGGGTAATCTGCCGAAGGTTTCGAATATGGACATTCAGTTTGCCCAGTCGGTGGTATTCACGCCCTGTGACTTCCCCTTCCCGACCACGGGAATAAAAGCGGAAGCAACACCCAATACGGAAATGATTCTGGTTGCCGATGTGGATCTAGACCTGCTAAAAGAGTTGCACTATTTTGGAGCCGTTCGCAACCTAAAAGACCGTCGCACCGACTTGTACGGATTAAATCTTACCGACGATTAA
- a CDS encoding DUF4382 domain-containing protein, translated as MRKIKFLVAIALMVGVAACNNDSNNSTPGEATVKVHMTDAPADFSEVNVDVQAITLMPADSTEGTSEIDLGAHAGVYNLLELTNGLDTLLANKNIPAGKYSQIRVKLGTDNTLVMNGNTYSMKVPSGSSSGLKLQLNADFVGGVTYDILMDFDAARSIVALGNGGFNLKPVIRVSTEATSGSIKGMVNPANTEGVVYAISPSMDTLSTYVDTVSGSFMLRGVPADVYTVEVDPATDSGFSKQSVDNVKVVEGTQTDVGTIDLTTQSSGTAQ; from the coding sequence ATGAGAAAAATTAAATTTTTAGTGGCCATCGCTCTGATGGTCGGAGTAGCTGCATGTAATAACGATAGCAACAATTCGACACCCGGAGAGGCGACGGTGAAAGTTCATATGACCGATGCGCCTGCCGATTTCTCTGAGGTGAATGTGGATGTTCAGGCCATCACTCTGATGCCTGCCGATTCAACGGAAGGAACATCCGAAATTGATTTGGGTGCACACGCCGGTGTGTACAATTTGCTGGAGTTGACAAATGGTCTGGATACGTTGCTTGCCAATAAAAATATTCCGGCCGGAAAATACAGTCAGATTCGTGTAAAACTTGGAACGGACAACACGCTGGTGATGAACGGGAACACCTATTCAATGAAAGTTCCCAGTGGTTCGTCGAGTGGTTTGAAGTTGCAACTGAACGCTGACTTTGTTGGTGGTGTCACCTACGATATCTTGATGGATTTTGATGCTGCGCGGTCGATTGTAGCGCTTGGAAACGGTGGTTTCAACCTGAAACCGGTTATCCGGGTAAGTACTGAAGCTACTTCAGGCAGCATTAAAGGAATGGTGAACCCTGCCAATACCGAAGGTGTGGTTTATGCCATTTCTCCGAGCATGGATACGCTGTCTACATACGTTGATACTGTATCCGGTAGCTTCATGTTGCGCGGTGTTCCGGCAGATGTGTACACCGTTGAGGTTGATCCGGCTACCGATTCTGGTTTCAGTAAGCAATCAGTAGACAATGTAAAAGTTGTTGAGGGAACACAGACTGACGTTGGTACAATTGATTTGACCACACAGTCATCTGGCACTGCACAATAA
- a CDS encoding YkgJ family cysteine cluster protein produces the protein MKPEDKIEAVEMVFKGLDEHLSKISDQTGLKCMEHCSLCCRNRSIEATPLEFYPLAAYLHRTRQIDAFLEKLDSLKGDELCVLLDTEAQQNGNWGCTAYPYRGLICRMFGFGFRLNRTGIPELVTCKTMKTNFPDNVQRAAQLSSNEMDNLPIFRDYSMQLWAIDPELAGKPMPINQAIRMAVEKLYSYFAYLDQEDETKLIQLNPTDDFAPPVLSPDGFRPAV, from the coding sequence ATGAAACCCGAAGACAAAATTGAAGCCGTTGAGATGGTCTTCAAAGGACTTGATGAACATCTCTCTAAAATATCAGACCAAACGGGTCTGAAGTGCATGGAGCATTGCAGCCTTTGCTGCCGCAACAGAAGCATCGAAGCTACCCCACTCGAATTCTATCCATTAGCAGCTTACCTTCATCGCACCAGGCAAATAGATGCATTCCTGGAAAAACTGGACAGTTTGAAAGGTGATGAACTTTGTGTCTTGCTGGATACGGAAGCACAGCAAAACGGAAACTGGGGATGCACAGCCTACCCTTACAGAGGTCTCATCTGCCGGATGTTTGGATTTGGATTCCGGTTAAACCGGACAGGAATTCCCGAATTAGTCACCTGCAAAACCATGAAAACCAATTTTCCTGATAATGTACAGCGCGCAGCTCAACTATCATCCAATGAGATGGATAATCTCCCGATTTTCCGTGATTACAGCATGCAACTTTGGGCGATCGATCCGGAATTGGCAGGAAAACCCATGCCTATCAATCAAGCAATTCGCATGGCGGTAGAGAAATTATACTCTTATTTTGCTTACCTGGACCAGGAAGACGAGACGAAATTGATTCAATTAAATCCAACTGATGATTTTGCACCTCCGGTGCTAAGCCCCGACGGCTTTCGACCAGCGGTTTAG
- a CDS encoding efflux RND transporter periplasmic adaptor subunit produces the protein MKKFRLLLLALSIAGGMTTACHSAHNQEAEENHDEHATIEKQTYTIYDRNNRYELFFESTPFIENEKAELLVHVTRLPEYKPLQQGSLKLLHNNKLVASANQPEVPGIFHLAFSPKNTGSIDLKMELTDKGVPVLFPLNDINVYENHDAFHESQQEHHENAKAIAFLKEEAWKIDFSVAPVKEEPFFEIIKTSGEIMPAQGDEIVVTAKHRGTVLLGGTQLLSGEPVKKNEELMTLSASLLDGNLNQDYLKAKAAYDKASQNYQRSKQLIEDRLITQTEFRSAEAEFRSAKAVYENISRFHTTQGERIVAPQNGFIKECLVSEGQFVQAGQALMVITQNRKLTLRADVPQKDYARLPSVFSANFITPYDQRIHSVDNLDGRKITFGKSTLDKTFFTPVYFEVINTENLIPGSYVEVYLKAGSFQNALAIPLSSLMEEQGNFYVFVQKNGEEYLKRYITPGRNDGERLEVLSGLEAGERVVAKGAYRVKLASMSGTAPAHNHNH, from the coding sequence ATGAAGAAATTCCGATTGCTCCTTCTGGCTCTATCGATTGCCGGGGGAATGACGACGGCTTGTCATAGCGCCCATAATCAAGAAGCAGAAGAAAACCACGACGAGCACGCAACTATTGAAAAACAGACGTACACGATTTACGACCGTAACAACCGTTACGAACTCTTCTTCGAGTCGACTCCTTTTATCGAAAACGAGAAAGCCGAGCTGCTGGTGCATGTTACCCGCTTGCCGGAATACAAACCGCTGCAACAGGGAAGTCTGAAACTTCTGCACAATAACAAATTGGTTGCCTCAGCGAATCAGCCAGAAGTTCCGGGCATTTTCCATTTGGCCTTTTCACCGAAAAACACCGGCTCAATCGACCTCAAAATGGAACTGACCGACAAAGGAGTTCCTGTTTTATTCCCGCTGAATGACATCAATGTCTACGAGAACCACGATGCATTTCACGAAAGTCAGCAGGAACACCATGAGAATGCCAAAGCCATTGCATTCCTGAAGGAGGAAGCCTGGAAAATTGATTTTTCCGTTGCACCGGTGAAGGAAGAACCGTTCTTCGAAATCATCAAAACTTCCGGTGAGATAATGCCAGCGCAAGGCGACGAAATTGTTGTAACAGCCAAGCACCGCGGAACCGTTCTTCTGGGTGGCACACAACTTCTTTCCGGTGAACCGGTAAAGAAGAATGAGGAATTGATGACATTATCTGCATCATTACTGGACGGCAACCTGAATCAGGATTACCTGAAAGCCAAAGCGGCCTACGACAAAGCCAGCCAAAATTACCAACGCTCCAAACAGCTGATAGAAGACCGGTTGATTACCCAAACCGAATTTCGCTCAGCGGAAGCAGAATTCAGAAGTGCAAAAGCCGTTTACGAAAATATCAGCCGCTTTCATACCACACAGGGAGAGCGGATTGTTGCACCGCAAAACGGTTTCATCAAAGAGTGTTTGGTGTCCGAAGGTCAGTTTGTGCAAGCAGGACAAGCATTGATGGTTATCACACAAAACCGGAAACTAACGCTTAGGGCTGATGTACCCCAAAAGGATTATGCCCGTCTGCCAAGTGTCTTTTCCGCCAATTTCATCACGCCATATGATCAGCGGATACATTCTGTCGATAATCTGGATGGTAGGAAGATTACCTTCGGGAAATCGACGCTCGACAAAACCTTCTTCACCCCGGTCTATTTCGAGGTCATCAACACCGAAAACCTGATTCCTGGTTCGTACGTGGAAGTTTACCTGAAAGCCGGTTCCTTCCAAAATGCACTGGCCATTCCTCTCTCTTCATTGATGGAAGAACAAGGAAACTTCTATGTTTTTGTGCAAAAGAATGGCGAAGAATACCTGAAACGGTACATCACTCCCGGACGAAACGACGGCGAACGCCTCGAAGTTTTATCCGGACTGGAAGCCGGTGAACGAGTGGTAGCCAAAGGTGCTTACCGTGTTAAACTAGCTTCCATGAGCGGAACTGCCCCGGCACATAATCACAATCACTAA
- a CDS encoding efflux RND transporter permease subunit has translation MLNKIIQFSLHNRLLIIVGALLLMLVGYYSVRQMEVDVFPDLNAPTVVVMTEAHGMAPEEVEQLVSFPIETAINGATGLRRVRSSSAMGFSIVWAEFDWGMDVYNARQVVAEKLMTIRDRLPKGVGSPTLAPQSSLMGEIMVFTMTADSTSPMELRTLADWQVRPRILSVGGVAQVTTIGGEYKEYQILVNPKKLRYYGIRFDELIELLNGYNDNVPGGFIEEYGNNYIVRGIGRTNEVNQLGNTVIRVAIGFPVKLSDVAELRIGAAPKIGDGSYQGKKAVVLTVSKQPNVNTRELSDNIDAELAAITKTLPPDVKIHTDVFSQRTFIDTSVSNVERALMEGAIFVAIILALFLMNYRTTLISLAAIPLSLLMSVIVMKLMGYTINTMVLGGMTIAIGSLVDDAIIDVENVYKRLRENIRLPKKKRCRSLKVIYEASVEIRASIMNATLIIMVAFIPLFFLSGMEGRMLRPLGVAYIISLFSSLVVAITVTPVLSSLLLVNRRRLKKHSKGSWLETKTVEWYRKALVQVMRAQNLTIGLSVTLFIVALIFLSQFGGSFLPPFNEGTLTINVASMPGISLAESDKIGREAEKLLLSVPEIQVTERRTGRAELAEHAFGANVSEIDAPFHLEKRSRNAFLTEVRQKLNTLPGVSIEVGQPISHRINHMLSGSRADIAISVYGTSLPEMHDLGERIKSLMTGIDGVADPFVEQQIEIPQIRIRPKREILARYGIPMKQFNQFVDVAFAGEKMGDVFEKERSFDLVIRFDDEHRGNIEAIKNALIDTGDGRKVPLYYVADIRSESGPNTINRMNVQRKLVVSCNVAGRDLNSVVKDIRDKVEQEVVLPEGYRVEYGGQFESAADAQRKLLLASLFALLVIYLLLYQEFKDMKVTSVILLNLPLALIGGVMAVAFTSGVMSIPAIIGFITLFGIATRNGILLVSRYQALKNEDVGLYQRIIRGSADRLNPILMTALTAALALIPLAVNGELPGNEIQSPMAIVILGGLLTSTLLNVFVIPVVYFRLNRKELKEEEKQ, from the coding sequence ATGCTAAATAAGATCATACAATTCTCATTGCACAACCGGCTGCTTATCATTGTCGGAGCGCTACTGCTGATGCTCGTCGGATATTATTCCGTTAGACAGATGGAGGTAGATGTCTTTCCCGACCTGAATGCGCCGACCGTTGTCGTAATGACCGAAGCACACGGGATGGCGCCCGAAGAAGTGGAACAGCTGGTCTCCTTCCCCATCGAAACAGCTATTAACGGAGCGACCGGATTGCGACGGGTACGTTCGTCGTCGGCCATGGGCTTTTCCATTGTCTGGGCCGAGTTCGACTGGGGCATGGACGTTTACAATGCCCGACAGGTAGTTGCCGAAAAACTGATGACCATCCGCGATCGACTCCCCAAAGGCGTGGGAAGCCCAACACTCGCCCCGCAATCTTCGCTCATGGGCGAAATCATGGTTTTTACTATGACGGCCGATTCAACATCTCCTATGGAGTTGCGCACACTTGCCGACTGGCAGGTGCGCCCGCGAATTCTTTCCGTTGGTGGAGTCGCCCAGGTAACCACGATTGGCGGTGAATACAAAGAATACCAAATTCTGGTTAACCCGAAAAAGCTACGCTATTATGGCATCCGTTTCGACGAGTTAATTGAACTGCTGAACGGTTACAACGATAACGTGCCCGGTGGCTTCATCGAAGAATACGGAAACAACTACATTGTTCGGGGAATCGGCCGTACCAACGAGGTAAACCAATTGGGCAATACGGTTATTCGGGTAGCAATCGGCTTCCCGGTCAAGCTTTCGGATGTGGCGGAATTGCGCATCGGTGCAGCGCCCAAAATTGGCGACGGTTCTTACCAGGGAAAAAAAGCAGTTGTCTTGACGGTTTCAAAGCAACCAAATGTCAACACCCGCGAGTTAAGCGACAACATCGACGCCGAACTGGCGGCTATTACGAAAACATTGCCACCCGATGTCAAAATCCACACCGATGTCTTCTCGCAACGAACCTTTATCGACACATCGGTTAGCAACGTGGAGCGTGCGCTAATGGAAGGTGCCATCTTTGTGGCCATCATCCTGGCTCTCTTCCTGATGAACTATCGAACAACGCTCATCTCACTAGCAGCCATTCCGCTTTCGCTGTTGATGTCGGTCATCGTAATGAAACTGATGGGCTACACCATCAACACCATGGTACTGGGAGGAATGACCATCGCTATCGGTTCGCTGGTCGACGATGCCATCATTGATGTGGAGAACGTGTATAAACGTTTGCGGGAGAATATCCGGCTGCCGAAAAAGAAACGGTGCAGATCGCTGAAGGTAATCTACGAAGCATCGGTCGAAATCCGGGCTTCTATTATGAATGCCACCCTCATCATTATGGTCGCGTTTATTCCGCTTTTTTTCCTTAGCGGGATGGAAGGTCGCATGCTGCGACCATTGGGTGTCGCGTATATTATTTCGCTGTTTTCGTCGCTGGTCGTGGCCATTACGGTTACGCCGGTTCTTTCCAGTTTGTTACTGGTAAACCGGAGACGACTGAAAAAACACAGCAAAGGAAGCTGGCTCGAGACCAAAACGGTTGAATGGTACCGAAAGGCTCTGGTCCAGGTAATGCGGGCCCAAAATCTCACCATCGGTCTTTCGGTCACACTTTTCATTGTCGCGTTGATTTTCCTATCGCAATTTGGTGGAAGTTTCCTGCCTCCTTTCAACGAAGGAACACTAACCATCAACGTGGCTTCGATGCCGGGAATATCATTGGCCGAATCAGATAAAATCGGACGAGAAGCAGAAAAGTTGCTGCTTTCCGTTCCTGAGATTCAGGTTACGGAACGACGAACCGGACGGGCCGAATTAGCTGAACACGCCTTTGGTGCCAATGTCTCAGAAATCGATGCACCTTTTCATCTGGAAAAACGCTCGCGCAATGCTTTTCTGACGGAAGTCCGGCAAAAATTGAACACCCTTCCCGGCGTCTCCATCGAGGTCGGACAGCCCATTAGCCACCGCATTAACCACATGCTTTCCGGTTCCCGGGCCGATATCGCTATCAGCGTTTACGGAACCAGCCTTCCGGAAATGCACGATTTGGGAGAACGCATCAAGTCGCTGATGACGGGAATTGACGGTGTAGCTGATCCCTTCGTGGAACAGCAGATTGAGATTCCGCAAATCCGGATTCGTCCCAAAAGGGAAATACTCGCTCGTTACGGCATCCCGATGAAACAGTTCAACCAGTTTGTAGACGTGGCTTTCGCCGGAGAAAAAATGGGCGACGTGTTTGAAAAAGAACGTTCATTTGATTTGGTCATCCGTTTCGACGATGAACACCGGGGGAACATCGAAGCCATTAAGAATGCACTTATCGACACCGGCGATGGACGCAAAGTACCATTGTATTACGTGGCCGATATCCGTTCCGAGTCAGGCCCGAATACCATTAACCGGATGAATGTACAGCGTAAACTGGTCGTTTCATGCAACGTGGCCGGGCGCGACCTGAATTCTGTCGTGAAAGACATTCGCGATAAAGTGGAACAGGAAGTTGTTCTTCCGGAAGGCTACCGCGTAGAATATGGCGGTCAGTTTGAAAGTGCAGCCGACGCGCAACGTAAGCTGCTGCTGGCGTCGCTGTTTGCGCTGCTGGTTATCTACCTGCTGCTTTACCAGGAATTCAAAGATATGAAAGTGACCAGCGTTATTCTGCTCAATCTGCCGCTGGCGCTCATCGGCGGCGTTATGGCTGTTGCGTTCACGTCAGGCGTAATGAGCATTCCGGCTATCATCGGATTCATTACGTTGTTTGGTATCGCTACCCGAAACGGTATTCTGCTGGTTTCCCGTTATCAGGCACTGAAAAACGAAGATGTAGGACTCTATCAACGTATCATTCGAGGATCGGCTGACCGTTTGAATCCGATTCTGATGACCGCTCTGACAGCCGCTTTGGCACTAATTCCTTTAGCAGTGAACGGCGAGCTTCCGGGCAACGAAATCCAAAGCCCCATGGCCATTGTCATTTTGGGTGGTCTGCTTACTTCCACCTTGCTGAACGTATTTGTGATACCGGTGGTCTACTTCCGGTTAAACCGGAAAGAATTAAAAGAGGAGGAAAAACAATGA
- a CDS encoding TolC family protein: MRTERTNKLRAMRILLLFTMILVSCPAMAQNELQQLLQAAEKANPNLNAGRKLKDAKQWEYRTGLTPSDPEVEFGFMPGNTDALGNKKVFSATQSLDFPSVYHYRNKLADNQSEKAEWDYRDFRQQLLLETQLTYYELVYQRKRDRYLTDRVQNTVKLHESLNRKMERGEATILEVNKARIQRIELENQLTLIKANERQLVEKLTWLCGDSLPALSQFSYREEILPGKDSLFSDIIRSQPDLLSAKAGKNIAEEARKLAGAKGLPKLMVGYESETVPGEKYGGPKVGISIPLWSNKNNVKRAKAQQEWAAVQYAGKVKQAAFELERAYSQVESLQSSVENYRKGLEEMSSMQLLNKSLQLGQISIINYVTEMNYYIGAYENFLSAEHDYYRALAVLMRYQL, translated from the coding sequence ATGAGAACAGAAAGAACGAATAAGCTAAGAGCAATGAGAATCCTGCTCCTTTTTACGATGATTCTGGTTTCATGTCCGGCAATGGCACAAAACGAGCTTCAGCAGCTTCTCCAGGCAGCTGAAAAGGCTAATCCAAACCTGAACGCCGGCCGGAAGCTGAAAGATGCAAAACAATGGGAGTACCGCACAGGTCTGACTCCTTCCGATCCGGAAGTGGAATTTGGTTTCATGCCCGGCAATACGGATGCATTGGGTAACAAAAAAGTCTTTTCAGCAACCCAAAGTCTCGATTTTCCTTCAGTGTACCATTACCGGAATAAGCTGGCAGACAATCAATCGGAAAAGGCGGAGTGGGATTACCGCGATTTCCGGCAACAATTGCTGCTCGAAACCCAGCTCACCTACTACGAACTGGTATATCAGCGAAAGCGCGACCGTTATTTAACCGATCGCGTGCAAAACACGGTGAAACTCCATGAATCGCTCAACCGAAAAATGGAACGAGGCGAAGCGACAATTCTGGAAGTAAACAAAGCCCGTATTCAGCGCATTGAACTGGAAAATCAGCTAACGCTCATCAAGGCAAACGAGCGACAATTGGTTGAAAAACTCACCTGGTTGTGTGGCGATTCGTTGCCGGCATTAAGTCAGTTTTCCTACCGGGAAGAAATCCTGCCGGGAAAAGACTCATTGTTCAGTGACATCATCCGTTCACAACCCGATCTTCTTTCGGCGAAAGCCGGAAAAAACATCGCCGAAGAAGCTCGTAAACTAGCCGGCGCAAAAGGATTGCCCAAACTCATGGTCGGATATGAATCGGAAACAGTTCCGGGGGAAAAATACGGTGGCCCGAAAGTGGGGATTTCCATTCCTCTATGGTCGAACAAGAACAATGTGAAACGAGCCAAAGCACAACAGGAATGGGCTGCCGTTCAATACGCCGGAAAAGTAAAACAAGCAGCATTTGAGTTGGAACGTGCTTACAGTCAGGTGGAATCACTACAAAGTTCAGTGGAGAATTACCGGAAAGGACTCGAAGAAATGTCGAGCATGCAACTCCTGAACAAATCGCTTCAGTTGGGGCAAATCTCAATCATCAATTACGTCACCGAGATGAACTATTATATCGGTGCTTACGAGAATTTTCTGAGCGCCGAGCATGATTATTATCGTGCGCTGGCGGTTTTAATGCGGTACCAGCTATGA
- a CDS encoding MarR family winged helix-turn-helix transcriptional regulator: MENGNGIMFMIYELRRKCASVDQRLMDDLELSQSELLFFSALDNCEKISSPELAKNMDLSPSRVSRVVDKLVNNGFLIREIDPNDRRAITLNLTEKGKSVKEQIDTGRQECEAQLMEIMPDTDMKKFSELVTKIVTTLK; encoded by the coding sequence ATGGAGAATGGGAACGGAATCATGTTTATGATCTATGAATTGAGGCGCAAATGTGCTTCGGTCGATCAGCGTTTAATGGACGATTTAGAACTTTCGCAATCGGAGTTATTGTTCTTTTCAGCGTTGGATAACTGCGAGAAAATCAGTAGTCCGGAGTTGGCGAAGAACATGGATCTTTCACCATCGCGCGTCAGTAGGGTCGTGGACAAACTGGTGAACAATGGTTTTCTGATCCGGGAAATCGACCCGAATGATCGAAGAGCCATCACGTTAAACCTGACCGAAAAAGGAAAGAGCGTGAAGGAACAGATTGATACGGGACGGCAGGAGTGCGAAGCGCAGTTGATGGAAATTATGCCGGACACCGATATGAAGAAATTCAGCGAACTGGTCACGAAGATCGTAACTACTTTAAAATAG